In the genome of Streptomyces globosus, one region contains:
- a CDS encoding AI-2E family transporter, with protein sequence MAKRPGWLGRLGSRLSRMEARLEARRASVEAETAGVETVAAPAPAAAPAVPPAPAAVPDAPAAHCGHPVRPGPDGRPHPAAVIPWGMRVAAEVSWRLLLLAGMLWVLMKVISEVRLVVLAFAAALLVTALLQPFVVRLRRLGLPRGLATSVTAVLGFVVIGLVGWFVVWQVMENLDDLSDRVRDGIDELKLWALDSPFHVTEKQINDIAKNLSETIGTNTEQITSAGLQGVTVLVEVLTGILLAMFSTLFLLYDGGRIWTWSLGLVPAAARPGVAGAGPRAWRTLTAYVRGTVLVALIDAIFIGLGLYVLKVPMAVPLAVFIFLFAFIPLVGAVVSGALAVVVALVTQGPVTALLVLAVVLAVQQIEGHVLQPFILGRAVRVHPLAVVLSVAAGGMVAGIGGAVVAVPLVAVTNTVVGYLKAYSREQHLLAAAAIGPGPQGATAAEQAAPEAGSDQRA encoded by the coding sequence ATGGCGAAGAGGCCAGGCTGGCTGGGCCGGCTCGGGAGCAGACTGAGCCGGATGGAGGCGCGGCTCGAAGCGCGGCGCGCGTCCGTGGAGGCCGAGACCGCCGGTGTCGAGACGGTCGCCGCCCCCGCCCCTGCCGCCGCCCCCGCCGTGCCGCCCGCGCCCGCCGCCGTGCCGGACGCTCCCGCCGCTCACTGCGGCCACCCGGTCCGCCCCGGCCCGGACGGGCGGCCCCACCCCGCGGCGGTGATCCCGTGGGGGATGCGGGTCGCCGCCGAGGTGAGCTGGCGGCTGCTGCTGCTCGCCGGGATGCTGTGGGTGCTGATGAAGGTGATCAGCGAAGTCCGGCTGGTCGTCCTCGCGTTCGCCGCGGCCCTGCTCGTCACCGCGCTCCTCCAGCCGTTCGTCGTCCGGCTGCGCCGGCTCGGCCTGCCGCGCGGCCTCGCGACGTCGGTCACCGCGGTCCTGGGCTTCGTCGTCATCGGGCTCGTCGGCTGGTTCGTGGTCTGGCAGGTCATGGAGAACCTGGACGACCTCTCGGACCGGGTCCGCGACGGCATCGACGAGCTCAAACTCTGGGCGCTGGACAGTCCGTTCCACGTGACCGAGAAGCAGATCAACGACATTGCCAAGAACCTCAGCGAGACCATCGGCACCAACACCGAGCAGATCACCTCCGCCGGCCTCCAGGGCGTCACCGTCCTGGTGGAGGTGCTGACCGGGATCCTCCTCGCGATGTTCTCGACGCTGTTCCTGCTCTACGACGGCGGCCGGATCTGGACCTGGTCCCTGGGCCTGGTCCCGGCGGCCGCCCGCCCCGGCGTGGCCGGAGCCGGACCGCGCGCCTGGCGGACGCTGACCGCTTACGTGCGGGGCACGGTCCTCGTCGCGCTCATCGACGCCATCTTCATCGGCCTGGGCCTCTACGTCCTGAAGGTGCCGATGGCGGTGCCGCTCGCGGTGTTCATCTTCCTCTTCGCCTTCATCCCGCTCGTCGGCGCGGTCGTCTCCGGGGCGCTCGCGGTCGTCGTGGCCCTGGTGACGCAGGGCCCGGTCACCGCCCTGCTGGTGCTGGCCGTGGTGCTGGCCGTCCAGCAGATCGAGGGGCACGTCCTCCAGCCGTTCATCCTGGGCCGGGCCGTACGGGTCCACCCGCTCGCGGTGGTGCTGTCGGTGGCGGCGGGCGGCATGGTCGCCGGGATCGGCGGGGCGGTCGTCGCGGTCCCGCTGGTCGCGGTCACCAACACGGTCGTCGGCTACCTGAAGGCGTACTCGCGCGAGCAGCACCTGCTCGCGGCCGCCGCGATCGGCCCGGGGCCGCAGGGGGCGACGGCAGCGGAGCAGGCCGCCCCGGAGGCCGGCAGTGATCAGCGAGCCTGA
- a CDS encoding alkyl hydroperoxide reductase, whose protein sequence is MSLDSLKASIPDFAKDLKLNLGSVIGNSGLPQQQLWGTVLSCAIAARSPRVLRELEPEAKAALSPEAYTAAKSAAAVMAMNNVFYRTRHLLSDPEYGTLRAGLRMNVIGNPGVEKVDFELWSLAVSAINGCGQCLDSHEQVLRKAGVDRETIQEAFKIASVIQAVAVTLDAEAALAAE, encoded by the coding sequence ATGTCCCTCGACTCCCTGAAGGCCTCGATACCGGACTTCGCCAAGGACCTGAAGCTCAACCTGGGCTCGGTCATCGGCAACAGCGGCCTTCCGCAGCAGCAGCTGTGGGGCACGGTCCTGTCCTGCGCCATCGCCGCCCGCTCCCCGCGCGTCCTGCGTGAACTGGAGCCGGAGGCGAAGGCCGCCCTGTCGCCCGAGGCGTACACGGCCGCCAAGTCGGCCGCGGCCGTCATGGCGATGAACAACGTCTTCTACCGCACCCGCCACCTGCTCTCCGACCCGGAGTACGGCACGCTGCGGGCCGGCCTGCGGATGAACGTCATCGGCAACCCGGGCGTGGAGAAGGTCGACTTCGAGCTGTGGTCGCTCGCGGTCTCCGCGATCAACGGCTGCGGCCAGTGCCTCGACTCGCACGAGCAGGTGCTGCGCAAGGCCGGCGTCGACCGCGAGACGATCCAGGAGGCCTTCAAGATCGCCTCGGTGATCCAGGCCGTCGCGGTCACCCTCGACGCGGAGGCCGCCCTCGCCGCCGAGTAG
- a CDS encoding peroxiredoxin: protein MLTVGDKFPTYDLTACVSLEAGKEFAQIDHKTYEGKWRVVFFWPKDFTFVCPTEIAAFGKLNDEFADRDAQVLGVSGDSEFVHHAWRKDHADLRDLPFPMLADSKHELMQACGVQGADGFAQRAVFIVDQNNEIQFSMVTAGSVGRNPKEVLRVLDALQTDELCPCNWTKGEDTLDAGALLAGE, encoded by the coding sequence GTGCTCACTGTCGGTGACAAGTTCCCCACCTACGATCTGACCGCCTGCGTCTCGCTCGAGGCCGGCAAGGAGTTCGCGCAGATCGACCACAAGACCTACGAGGGCAAGTGGCGCGTGGTGTTCTTCTGGCCGAAGGACTTCACCTTCGTCTGCCCGACCGAGATCGCCGCCTTCGGCAAGCTGAACGACGAGTTCGCCGACCGCGACGCCCAGGTCCTCGGCGTCTCCGGCGACTCCGAGTTCGTCCACCACGCCTGGCGCAAGGACCACGCCGACCTGCGCGACCTGCCCTTCCCGATGCTGGCCGACTCCAAGCACGAGCTGATGCAGGCCTGCGGCGTGCAGGGTGCGGACGGCTTCGCGCAGCGCGCCGTCTTCATCGTCGACCAGAACAACGAGATCCAGTTCTCCATGGTGACCGCCGGCTCCGTCGGCCGTAACCCCAAGGAGGTCCTGCGGGTCCTCGACGCCCTGCAGACGGACGAGCTGTGCCCCTGCAACTGGACCAAGGGCGAGGACACCCTCGACGCGGGCGCCCTCCTGGCCGGTGAGTGA
- a CDS encoding hydrogen peroxide-inducible genes activator produces the protein MAVSNKGTKQATLAQLRAFAAVAEHLHFRDAAAAIGMSQPALSGAVSALEEALGVQLLERTTRKVLLSPAGERIAARARSVLDAMGELLEEAEAVRAPFTGTLRLGVIPTVAPYLLPTVLSLFHRRYPRMDLQVHEEQTSSLLDGLAAGRLDLLLLAVPLGVPGVTELPLFDEDFVLLAPREHPLAGRRDIPREELRGLQLLLLDEGHCLRDQALDICREAGRTDGADVTTTAAGLSTLVQLVAGGLGVTLLPRTALRLETARNEHLATGCFAEPAPSRRIALAMRTGTARQEEFRAVAAALREAVRPLPVWPAE, from the coding sequence GTGGCGGTCAGTAATAAGGGGACCAAGCAGGCGACGCTCGCGCAGCTGCGCGCCTTCGCCGCCGTCGCCGAGCACCTGCACTTCCGCGACGCGGCCGCCGCCATCGGCATGAGCCAGCCCGCCCTCTCCGGCGCCGTCTCCGCGCTGGAGGAGGCCCTCGGCGTCCAGCTCCTGGAGCGCACCACCCGCAAGGTGCTCCTCTCCCCGGCCGGCGAGCGCATCGCCGCCCGCGCCCGCTCCGTCCTCGACGCCATGGGCGAGCTCCTGGAGGAGGCCGAGGCCGTACGCGCCCCCTTCACCGGGACCCTGCGCCTCGGCGTGATCCCCACCGTCGCCCCCTACCTGCTGCCGACCGTCCTGTCGCTGTTCCACCGGCGCTACCCCCGCATGGACCTCCAGGTCCACGAGGAGCAGACCTCCTCCCTCCTCGACGGCCTGGCCGCCGGCCGCCTGGACCTGCTGCTGCTCGCCGTCCCGCTGGGCGTCCCCGGCGTCACCGAACTGCCCCTCTTCGACGAGGACTTCGTCCTCCTCGCCCCCCGCGAGCACCCCCTCGCCGGGCGCCGCGACATCCCCCGCGAGGAGCTGCGCGGCCTCCAGCTGCTCCTGCTGGACGAGGGCCACTGCCTGCGCGACCAGGCCCTCGACATCTGCCGCGAGGCCGGGCGGACCGACGGGGCCGACGTCACCACGACCGCCGCCGGGCTCTCCACCCTCGTACAACTGGTCGCCGGGGGACTGGGCGTCACCCTGTTGCCGCGCACCGCGCTGCGCCTGGAGACCGCCCGCAACGAGCACCTGGCCACCGGCTGCTTCGCCGAGCCGGCCCCCTCCCGGCGGATCGCCCTCGCGATGCGGACCGGCACGGCCCGCCAGGAGGAGTTCCGGGCCGTCGCCGCCGCCCTGCGCGAGGCGGTCCGCCCGCTGCCGGTCTGGCCCGCCGAATAG
- a CDS encoding DUF2079 domain-containing protein yields the protein MHAPPADTAALPPQQSGTPDRAGPQPAGGPPAAGRGGPPPLWMWALVSGLFLAYATLSLRTHERLLSHSFDLAIFEQAVRSYAEGRLPVSEVKGPGFPVLGDHFSPVLALLAPAYLLFPSARTLLVAQAALVAASVLPLALWARRVLGGAAAAVVGLAYGLSWGVANAVGFDFHEWAFAVPLLACSLAALGQDRLRAAALWALPLLLVKEDMGATVAAIGLLIAWRGGPGRRRLGLATAAAGAAWTLLAVLVVLPALNPRGEYFYAGFLGGSDGAGGGFAALLYKATLGLATPGEKAVTLVLLLAPTLFLALRSPLLLVAVPTLLWRGLSDYAPHWGTGYHYSLTAMPVVFAAFVHALERRGTAGAGLHRALAGAAGVCLLLLPGSSLGRLADPDMWRADPRIAAAHRMMARIPDGARVQASDGLVPHLANRTSVSLYGWPAGRPDPEWILVDTQVAPHLRWPLSARDEALALARDRAAGYRTAAREQGFVLLGRTPRTG from the coding sequence ATGCACGCACCCCCCGCAGACACCGCCGCGCTCCCGCCGCAGCAGTCCGGTACGCCGGACCGGGCGGGCCCGCAGCCCGCCGGAGGCCCGCCGGCCGCCGGCCGGGGCGGGCCCCCGCCGCTGTGGATGTGGGCCCTCGTCTCGGGGCTCTTCCTCGCCTACGCCACGCTCTCGCTGCGCACCCACGAGCGGCTGCTGTCCCACAGCTTCGACCTGGCGATCTTCGAGCAGGCCGTCCGCTCGTACGCGGAGGGCCGCCTGCCGGTCTCCGAGGTCAAGGGACCCGGCTTCCCCGTCCTCGGCGACCACTTCTCCCCGGTCCTCGCCCTGCTGGCCCCCGCCTACCTGCTGTTCCCGTCGGCGCGGACGCTGCTCGTCGCGCAGGCCGCCCTGGTCGCGGCGAGTGTCCTGCCGCTCGCGCTGTGGGCGCGGCGGGTGCTCGGCGGCGCGGCGGCCGCCGTCGTCGGCCTGGCCTACGGGCTGTCCTGGGGCGTCGCGAACGCGGTCGGCTTCGACTTCCACGAATGGGCCTTCGCCGTCCCGCTCCTGGCGTGCTCGCTGGCGGCCCTCGGCCAGGACCGGCTGCGCGCCGCCGCGCTGTGGGCGCTGCCGCTGCTGCTGGTGAAGGAGGACATGGGCGCCACGGTCGCCGCCATCGGCCTGCTGATCGCCTGGCGCGGCGGGCCGGGCCGGCGGCGGCTCGGGCTCGCCACCGCCGCCGCGGGCGCGGCCTGGACCCTGCTCGCCGTGCTCGTCGTCCTGCCCGCCCTCAACCCGCGCGGGGAGTACTTCTACGCCGGGTTCCTCGGCGGATCCGACGGCGCGGGCGGCGGCTTCGCGGCGCTGCTGTACAAGGCGACGCTCGGGCTCGCCACCCCCGGGGAGAAGGCGGTGACGCTGGTGCTGCTCCTCGCCCCGACCCTCTTCCTCGCCCTGCGCTCGCCGCTGCTGCTGGTCGCGGTGCCGACGCTGCTGTGGCGGGGCCTGTCGGACTACGCGCCGCACTGGGGCACCGGCTACCACTACTCCCTCACGGCGATGCCGGTCGTCTTCGCGGCGTTCGTCCACGCCCTGGAGCGGCGCGGCACGGCCGGCGCGGGCCTGCACCGGGCCCTGGCCGGCGCGGCGGGCGTCTGCCTGCTGCTGCTCCCCGGGTCCTCGCTGGGCAGGCTGGCCGATCCGGACATGTGGCGGGCCGACCCGCGGATCGCGGCCGCCCACCGGATGATGGCGCGGATCCCCGACGGCGCGCGGGTCCAGGCCTCCGACGGGCTCGTGCCACACCTGGCGAACCGGACGAGCGTCAGCCTGTACGGGTGGCCGGCCGGCCGGCCCGACCCGGAGTGGATCCTGGTGGACACCCAGGTCGCGCCGCACCTGCGCTGGCCGCTGAGCGCCCGCGACGAAGCCCTCGCGCTCGCCCGGGACCGGGCTGCGGGCTACCGGACGGCGGCCCGGGAGCAGGGCTTCGTCCTGCTGGGCCGCACTCCCCGTACGGGCTGA